One genomic segment of Candidatus Obscuribacter sp. includes these proteins:
- a CDS encoding N-acetylmuramoyl-L-alanine amidase — protein MKHLLGAGKTSVFTSVLTRVMASLLIVAGMSASSDAFARNTRQHSKAVIKNYHPSKSRRTTSRVTARATSKGKSKRAVASKRGHKVHHVAHAAPKTRYAYPIGIFMARPPAFDSSPLDSQAAERVVDAFNRGNADSYAARILVRAGLVKYHPLRGGIFWRREPVKYIIVHSTETGIPIGAVRVIESWSSMGIRHPGAQYVVDRDGTIVQAVDPDLATVHINIFKTLPGINNDNSIGIEMCHAGAQDYPQELRQSVIKLITYLQNRYNIDDANVITHRYAQQGDHTDPVRFDFEQFIATKNQFKNQAIAYRTGKITQESRSWRASPEPQINTYLKLHNKVSEPVGSTTTPVPAQEVLPSGNSPAGKLPVGKLAPAPQLQSLDELNTQPAIDKKPATPSIDAPAPVPVPASPVSVPAPSTVTPPANLAPANPAPAAPVEGEGKPQASIFVPAQAMLKHKQFVPVDTTTSIKYYPPGYFNHQAQTKTIKNY, from the coding sequence ATGAAACATTTACTTGGCGCAGGCAAAACTTCAGTCTTTACAAGTGTCCTGACCAGAGTAATGGCATCACTCCTTATTGTGGCGGGCATGAGCGCATCTAGCGATGCCTTTGCCCGTAATACCAGGCAGCACTCCAAGGCAGTTATAAAAAATTACCATCCTTCCAAGTCTCGTCGCACCACCTCTAGGGTCACTGCTAGAGCAACGAGCAAGGGCAAAAGTAAACGCGCTGTAGCCAGTAAGCGTGGGCATAAGGTGCACCATGTGGCTCACGCTGCTCCCAAGACCAGATACGCCTATCCTATCGGTATTTTTATGGCGAGACCGCCAGCCTTTGATTCTAGTCCCCTGGATAGTCAGGCTGCTGAGCGCGTTGTCGATGCCTTCAACCGCGGCAACGCTGATTCTTATGCTGCTCGCATCCTGGTCAGAGCTGGACTGGTCAAATACCATCCTTTACGTGGTGGTATCTTCTGGAGGCGAGAGCCAGTTAAATACATCATTGTCCATTCCACCGAGACTGGTATTCCTATTGGTGCTGTGCGTGTTATTGAGAGCTGGAGCTCGATGGGGATACGCCATCCTGGTGCTCAGTATGTAGTCGACAGAGATGGCACCATTGTCCAGGCAGTTGATCCTGATCTGGCTACTGTCCATATCAATATTTTTAAAACACTACCAGGCATCAATAACGATAACAGTATCGGGATTGAGATGTGTCATGCCGGTGCTCAGGATTACCCTCAAGAGTTGCGTCAATCTGTCATTAAGCTCATTACTTATTTGCAAAACCGCTACAACATTGATGATGCCAATGTTATTACGCACCGTTATGCTCAGCAAGGGGATCATACAGATCCTGTGCGCTTTGATTTTGAGCAATTTATTGCCACCAAAAACCAATTCAAAAACCAGGCCATTGCTTATCGCACCGGCAAGATTACCCAGGAGTCCAGGAGTTGGCGCGCTAGTCCAGAGCCTCAGATTAATACTTATCTCAAGCTCCACAACAAAGTAAGCGAGCCGGTGGGCTCCACGACTACTCCAGTGCCAGCCCAGGAGGTTTTACCCTCTGGCAATTCACCGGCTGGCAAATTACCGGTTGGCAAATTAGCTCCCGCACCACAGCTACAATCACTAGATGAGTTAAATACTCAGCCAGCAATTGACAAAAAGCCTGCCACACCGTCCATTGATGCTCCCGCACCAGTGCCGGTGCCCGCTAGTCCTGTCTCAGTACCTGCGCCATCAACAGTCACCCCTCCAGCTAATCTTGCTCCAGCTAATCCAGCTCCAGCTGCTCCAGTAGAGGGAGAGGGCAAGCCTCAAGCCAGTATTTTTGTACCAGCTCAAGCCATGCTCAAACATAAGCAGTTTGTACCGGTTGATACCACTACCTCGATCAAATATTATCCGCCTGGTTATTTTAATCACCAGGCACAGACCAAAACCATCAAAAACTACTAG
- the mnmA gene encoding tRNA 2-thiouridine(34) synthase MnmA, translated as MSTTDLPSAEAVEAVCQIAGARAVSPVPDGKKRVAVLMSGGVDSSVTAYLMQKAGYDVVGVTGWLIKSGSRCCDTGMIDAARVCEDLGIEHHAVDLRELFKSQIMDEFHKSYAKARTPLPCSLCNTLIKWGALLNYSIKHLNADYIATGHYGRIVDTESGRRLSKAKDPGKDQSYVLWGLTNEQINHTLLPLGDYSKDEIREIAKEAGIVTFDKPDSQDLCFIPKGTTTQQYLSNFLTVEPGPLIHTVTGEVLGEHQGTFNYTIGQRRGLGIAYAEPLYVTSIDPDMRIVYVGPKEALLRQELTASFVNWIMESPPVQPFRAMAKIRYNSPASLAMIYPLQDNQVKVVFDEAQPAITAGQVLGIYDTDNVYILGGGWID; from the coding sequence ATGAGTACCACAGATCTACCATCAGCCGAAGCCGTAGAAGCCGTCTGCCAGATAGCAGGCGCACGTGCTGTCAGCCCAGTGCCAGACGGCAAAAAACGTGTGGCTGTTTTGATGAGTGGAGGAGTTGACTCATCGGTCACTGCCTACCTTATGCAAAAGGCTGGTTATGACGTGGTGGGTGTCACAGGCTGGTTAATAAAGTCTGGTAGTCGCTGTTGCGATACTGGCATGATTGATGCCGCCAGAGTTTGTGAAGACCTGGGCATCGAGCACCATGCCGTCGATTTGCGTGAATTATTTAAAAGCCAGATCATGGATGAGTTCCATAAGTCTTATGCCAAGGCGCGCACCCCGCTGCCTTGCAGTCTCTGCAACACATTGATCAAATGGGGAGCGCTACTCAATTACAGTATCAAGCATCTAAATGCTGACTATATTGCCACTGGTCACTATGGTCGGATTGTCGATACCGAGAGTGGCAGAAGGCTGTCTAAAGCTAAAGATCCAGGTAAGGATCAATCTTATGTACTCTGGGGTTTGACCAACGAACAAATTAACCACACCCTTTTGCCCTTAGGCGATTATTCCAAAGACGAAATACGCGAAATAGCTAAAGAAGCTGGTATTGTCACCTTTGACAAACCAGATAGCCAGGATCTGTGTTTTATTCCAAAAGGCACCACCACTCAACAGTATCTCTCGAATTTTCTTACAGTCGAGCCTGGTCCTTTGATTCACACCGTCACTGGTGAAGTCCTGGGCGAGCATCAAGGTACTTTTAACTACACCATCGGGCAAAGACGTGGTCTTGGAATCGCTTATGCCGAGCCGCTTTATGTCACTTCTATTGATCCTGATATGCGCATTGTCTATGTCGGGCCAAAAGAGGCATTGTTGCGTCAAGAGCTGACAGCTTCCTTTGTCAACTGGATCATGGAGTCACCACCGGTGCAACCATTTAGAGCAATGGCCAAAATCCGTTATAACTCTCCAGCTAGTCTGGCTATGATTTATCCTCTGCAAGACAACCAGGTCAAAGTGGTATTTGACGAGGCTCAGCCAGCCATTACTGCCGGTCAGGTGCTCGGTATCTACGACACTGACAACGTATATATACTTGGCGGCGGCTGGATAGACTGA